TAAGGCCTGGTAGGACAATCTGACAGGTAGGATAAAATGGAAGGACACTGGACCACATTTCTCAACATCTGAGGTCTTATGTGCTCTGGCAATAAACCAAGgtccatattcacaaaacattttatcttaccactaagagttctcatAAATAGCAGTAAACGTTTTTAGCTAatagttttttcttaaaacctattcacaaaagCTGCTGAGAcgaacttttactaaggaatagacagaagtcttaagctaagagtaagggtggggttgacctcgttgctatggaagATGTCAGcatactaactatgcacacagtgattggctgatagtctctgtcagagatttattcacagaaatattgtagagcacaatattatgttgccatattcaaataaaggtttcactaattaaacaagtaggctatatattcagataattgtcagcctcttatatatatgcttctcataaacaattagtcaatctgcattagggctgccctcgactaaagatttttctggtcagCTAGAAGtctttcattttaagcattagtcgactattagtcgcacttttattaacaaatcatgcaaatcatatataatgtaaataaaataattatgaatgttttagggaaaaacagcaagcactgcataaacattttaatttattggaaCGTCGTAACTTATTGTTACACTAGGGCTTTCTGTTTTCgttttaagagatgaagtctgcGACAGTGACTCATCTCCGCAGCACCTgcatgtttcatacagattacataatgtgagattttttgttttctgtttgaattggttcatttaaaagtttccctctctagatatatttttcatgtctgtaataaggcaagcatccacagagtttcgaagtgacATGAGTCACAGAGTTCAAGACGACAGAAAGCGCAACATTTCGTTGCTATTctaagtgcacacaaataaatgtagagtctttacagatacaaaagatgcagtactcttatctgtatgaccaaaaatgtcaaagtattttaagagcaaatgatcgcagCGGCGCCTCGATCTGTCATGCAGTAGCCCAAGtgtgctactgttcagcttccacactctgcACAAACATTGGATTGggctgccatgtaaagttgctactacatacatatctcagatgataagccaaatttgaggtcgatgaatgttagCTGAGtatatggatgtcctgcccagtgtactatattaccacatagaccagccagcCGTTAACGATTTGTCCGTCATGGAGTGATTTTGCCACttcatgtggaatttttttttttttttctgcgaccaaaaattttggtaatatgcatataaacagccttttaattagcagaataaccatggctgatagtaagacatgcaaacataaaagaaaaccaaactggacgcgagaacagctatatattaagaatataataaaacatttagagttgggataacctccaaaccaaattaattagaaaaaatgtttctagaatgtttatattctgaggtagattgctggcaacagccattttaggatactTCAGATTTgttcttagtgacttaggagtcctcttcactgctcctaacgtttcacagatttaggagctaattttagcgctaaaacgctttgtgaaatactcttagagcaaaaatttaggactcctaaatttaggactgacatgcCCACTATTTTTACGATTTTCTTCCTAAATCGGCAAGttaggagctacttttagccttaagatgttttgtgaatatgggcccagatCTGTTCAAAATGATTGCAGGCAGTTTCTTACTCTGTATATCCATGATGTTGGAGTCAGCACCGTTCTCCAGCACATCTCCCTGTGGGCTGGATGAATCCTCCATACcattcttctgtttcttctgctCAAGCTGACCTTTCAATCTCTTAacctgaatagaaaaaaaaacctcatgcTTGTAATGGCACAAAATGAGGATAAAGTCAATGTAAATTACTGTAACTGCCAGCAGCACACCTGCTCTATTAGGTTTTCCCTCTCATCAACCAGTTTTCGCAAACGAATTTCTGAAAAGCAAGTTAAACAGATTACCATTAGACaacaaccaacatttttttttcttgcaggtttttttttgggggggacaaCTGTATATCCACTTCAATATAATAACCACTTTTgggacattcatacattttaacaaCTACAGTTAAACatctaaaacatatattttgcaataataaaatattacattctcATGTTAAAACAAATTCCAAGGTTAGACAGGAAAGATTTCACATACCAGGGGTGGGAGGAACCAAAGGCATGGAGGGGGAGCAGTCAGGGCATGCAAAAAGTGAGGCTATCCTATGCTGGGATGTGAAGGATGAGGATGGGCAACATGCAGAAACTTCAGTGACCTCAAAAGTCAAAATCTCTTAGCGTTCACTCAGTCTGTACATCTATTACATGACAGTGTTTTTCATGCAAGCTTACTTGAGGTTTGTGATGCAATGAATGTGTGACATACTATAATTCATggcctaaaaaataaaactttcatgaCTTACAAATAAGTCAATCTTATCTGAAGTGGTATAATGAAATGTCCTCTATCAATATAGAATAAAAATTTACACAATCAATAAACAATagtgtaaaacaaatatttttaattgcttaagttttattttaaaatacatggtTCACTTAACAAACATTATGTCTCAATGTTCCAACACCATCTTCACCAAACAGAatcaaatatttccatttttttctcaATCATATCTCCcaacaaataaattgtaaaaacaaaacataactttGCTCCAGTCAAATTCTTAGAGGAATGTTTAATAAGGTTGGcacacaataacattttttatttatcacaattttaaacaacataacaccaatttaaacaaaatacattacagGTCCTTTGTTTccgaaaacattttaattaagaagTTGCCAAACATGACTGCAGCACAGACAGAAAGCTGATCATTTGTATTACTCATTGTATGAGAAACATTTTATTCATGCTCATGtaaaatttcataataaatatgaCACTTTATACCCATTACTGATAGCATTCAATGAGTAATTGGTTTGgggattttaaatactgtttgaaCTAATTTCAAGTGTTCTTTCTGTATTGTTAATCAGGtgtaaaacatgtataaaatgtttgCTGAAAAAGATGCAAAGACTGATAATTGGGAATGACTGCAAGATATGTTTGGTTATTTTAGGGTTCTCTGAAGTAATGGTCCCAAAATAATTTCATTAGGACCTACATAAGTGCAAAATACTTTTTCAATTGAAGATGCTGAGAAGAGACTCAGCAATGTCCTTGTCTATTAAGACATTTTACATTCTTCTTTCCCCTTGCCCTTCCCTTTCCCTTTCCCACTTTTTTTAGATTCTTTTCTTTCATCTTCCTTGTTTCTTTCCGTGGTTGCCTTCTCAACTTCCTGATCTCCTGAAATACTTGACAACTTGTTTCCTTGTTGAATGGAACTATTCAACTCCTGGCCACCATTTCCTTTCTCCATCTCTGAGATCAGATTAACTCCTTCACTGAGCGTCACATTTTCTGATGCCTGCTGAGGCTCCTCAAATGCATCTTCTTTATTTCCAGAGGTATCATGCTGCTGGTCATTAGGTTTGACTTCACTGCTGATTAGGCTGTCCTCTGTTAAACATCCTTCTATAACTGTTGTTGTTTGTGGGTTTTCTGTGTCTTGTCCATCATCTTTCTGCTCTTTTGGCTTTGATTCCTGATCTGCAAGTTCTAGATGTTCTTTTTGAATTTGGTCCTCATCGGTGACATTGCTTTGGTATTCCTGGCCTGCTTCTTGGACATCATCTTTGAAAAGAATACCTTCCTCTTTTGGCTGATCTAGAATGTTTTTTAGAGGGGCATCTGATGATGCTTCAAGATCCATTTCATCAAAATCAAACGATTCtccttcatcttcctcttcctcatcttcttCCTTGAGCTCTTGAGCAGCCACATCTGACTTTACCAGAAGGTCTTCTCCATCTTCAGGCAGTTGCACTTCAAGCTGATTTTGGATCGATCTTTCCTCCCCATCTTTTTCAACCTTGGGTTCTTGGTCAGAAGAATCTGAATCTCCAATTGATTCCTTAATTGCTTCATTGGGAGACAGGTGATCCTCATGTACAGCCTGAACCTGTGTTTCAATTAAAGGAGTGTTGTCAACATGGCTTCCATCAGACACATTTTCAGTAGGCACTTTAAGGTTTTCTTTATCCAGATCATCTTGTCTCTCAACCTCTTCCTGGTCCAATTCTGATCCAATACTGTCTTGGGTATCAGACACTTTTTCAGTAGGAGGTTTAAGGGTTTCTTTATCCAGATCATCTTGTCTCTCAACCTCTTCCTGGTCCAATTCTGCTTTAATATTGTCTTGGGTATCAGACACTTTTTCAGTAGGAGCTTTAAGGGTTTCTTTATCCAGATCATCTTGTCTCTCAACCTCTTCCTGGTCCAATTCTGCTTCAATATTGTCTTGGGTATCAGACACTTTTTCAGTAGGTGCTTTAAGGTTTTCTTTATCCAGATGATCTTGTCTCTCAACCTTTTCCTGGTCGAATTCTGATCCAATACTGTCTTGAGTATCAGACACTTTTTCAGTTGGTGATTTAAGGGTTTCTTTATCCAGATCATCTTGTCTCTCAACCTCTTCCTGGTCCAATTCTGATCCAATACTGTCTTGAGTATCAGACACTTTTTCAGTTGGTGCTTTAAGGGTTTCTTTATCCAGATGATCTTGTCTCTCAACCTTTTCCTGGTCGAATTCTGATCCAATACTGTCTTGAGTATCAGACACTTTTTCAGTTGGGATTTAAGGTTTTCTTTATCCAGATCATCTTGTCTCTCAACCTCTTCCTGGTCCAATTCTGATCCAATACTGTCTTGAGTATCAGACACTTTTTCAGTTGGTGCTTTAAGGGTTTCTTTATCCAGATGATCTTGTCTCTCAACCTTTTCCTGGTCCAATTCTGATCCAATACGGTCTTGAGTATCAGACACTTTTTCAGTTGGTGCTTTAAGGGTTTCTTTATCCAGATCATCTTGTCTCTCAACCTTTTCCTGGTACAATTCTGCTTCAATACTGTCTTGAGTGTCAGACACTTTTTCAGAAGGCACGTTAAGGGTTTCTTTATCCAGATCATCTCGTCTCTCAATCTCTTCCTGGTCCAATTCCGCTCCACTGCTGTCTTTAAGTTGGTTTTCCATTGGCTGATCAATAGGTTGTTCCTTGATTACCCTTTCAGCTTCATTTTCCACCTTCTCCATTACAGGGGAAGAGGGATGAGCAGAGTCATCTTGATTTTCAGGGTTAGTGGTCCCATCTATATTAATGTTCTGGACATTTTCTTCCTGTTCTTCCACTTCACAGTTCAGATGACTCTTTACTTCCTTCATGTCTTCCGATGAAGATCTCTCAATGTCCTCAGAGCAGCTGATGGACTCAACACCCCCTTCAACAGCATCCATGGACTGAGCAGAAGGTTCATGAGGCAGTGAAGTCTCGGTTTCTGAAGATACAAGATCACAGCTAAGGACTATAGCTTCAGAGTCAGGATTTGTTGAATCCTCAGTGTGTTCATCAATATTGTTTGCGGGGTTAGATATAACATTGCTGGACAGATCATCTGAAAGGATGCCATTGCTAGATTTAGGGCAATCAAAATTTGAGATTGTTTTAGAAATTCCTGCTAAATCAGCTTCATCTGTAACTAACAGAATTTTATCTTGAACATCATCAGCATTTATATTTGCGCTTGTTGTTTTGATACCATCCAATTCACTGGTTCTTTTTGCATCATGTGGGACATCTGTATTCATTGTTGTCTTGGATATATCATTCTCTAAGGGCTCCTGATGATTTCCTTCTAGATCACCTTCCGTTTTTTGGTTTGGATTGTCTTCACTACAGACTGTTTCAGTCTTGTCATCTATCTTTGTGTCATTCTCTTGCTTGTCACTCTGTTTCTGCTTctgcttgtttttcttcttctttttcttctttttatgtgAAGCACTGGCACCTTGGGTTTTGGCAAGCTTCTCTGTTTGAGATGATTCTACAGGCTCCTCTTTGAGTTCATCATCAAGCACAGCTTCACCAGGTTTATCAGGTTCATCATGGACAGAAGCAGAGACAGACTCTAAAGGAGTTTCTTGTTTGATGACCTGACTAGGTTTGACACATTCACTCTCTTGTTGATCTGTCTCTAAATGTCCATCCTTGTGAACAATGCACTCTAATTCCACTGTATTACCTCTTGAATCTTCTGGTATATGTTCCTCAGATTTGAGCTCCTCCTTGGTTCTTGTTGCAGTTAGTTTATCATCACCAACAGAACTTGGAGGTTCTTCAGGTCTATTCTCAAGCTGCTCTACACCCCGATTCATTTGGTCCCCAAGGTCCCCATTCTCATTTGCTTCTAAAGGTGCATTTGTAGAACTGAACTCTGCTGAAATCTGCTGATTCCCTGGCACCCCATCATCCAAATCTTTTTGTTGCTGGTCTTTACACACCTTCAGCTGATGAGTGCCTGGGAGATGATTGAGGTGTCAGTAGTTAAAATCTGCAGAATCCACTGAATATTTGGCAAATGTTTAGagcaagaagaaaaaagaaagggaaaggaGAGAAAAAAGGCTCCATGGCAAAGCTCTTAAACCCATAAAAACCAAAAGACCTGAAGGATGTCCCGAAGAAGAAAACCCCAAAGTAAAGTCAAGAACTGAACAAACTACTCTGCAATTCCTTctcttgattttgattttaaaatcaaggatgtgttgacattttttcagcaaatttataaACACTCATTCAGCAGAGTATTGGAATATGGACTTAAGAAAGAGACATGACTCTGTAGTGTTAACTTTCATTCTAGCTGTATATGCAAAGTGGATACAGGGAAGCAGGAAAGGGTGAGAGATGTTAATGTGACGGTGGCAGTTTGGTTAGATTTGGCTTGAGCTGTACAAGCTGAAAATGCAAAGTGTCAAAGCTAAAACATGTTTGCATGCAATGAATGAAGCTAAGAAAAGCAGCTTACCTAGTACACTACTTCCCTCTCGGATTTCAGCTGATGCAGTTTGAGAATTCTGATCAGCCTTTCCGACTTCTTCTGTTTCTCCATTGGTGGCTGAGTCGAGTCCAAGGACAATGCCATGTTTCTGGAcagcaaaacagtttaatattagTATACTTCTTATAGAAACAAATTCAGGTTAAATTCAGATGCACTGGACCtagatttcttatttttaaacatgtatttgtaGATAATATAATTATGATCCTGTTCATTCAATCAGATTGAGTGTTAATGAATCAGTCtcaatttacattatagtatGGGTCTTAGCATCTGtacattactaaaaaataaagttttttcgTTAGGAAAATTTGATGAGAAAAGAGTGAGCCCTAGTTTCACCACACATATCAATACCTTCAAAATGTCTTTGAGCTGAACAACCTCATCTCTAAGTTCATCCCGCTCATTTCGAATGGCATCAGAAAATTCCTTCTGCCTTTCTAATGCCTGAACAGCACCAGAAGGGATTTGGCCAAGAGGAGAAAAAGAAGGTGAAAGCAATGAAAACATCAGTGCTGCAGACAACAAGAACAGTTTGGCAATGACAGACAGCTTGTAGGAGGAAACAGATGTGGAATCTAGCTAATCTACAA
This genomic stretch from Cyprinus carpio isolate SPL01 chromosome B9, ASM1834038v1, whole genome shotgun sequence harbors:
- the LOC109066615 gene encoding leucine-rich repeat flightless-interacting protein 1-like isoform X15, whose translation is MGSQGPGRKRTSSKNGLTGEEDALNVIAKEAEARLAAKRAARAEAREIRMKELERQQKEIYQVQKKYYGLDNLDSKWGDIEQWMEDSERYTRVSRRHASVSDDEEQMSVGGRSNTRLDLDAAGAYGVLPQASSYHKKSKKKKKHSSKTSNGYDDDLSTLSSRSSRLSDESKMSRSSRLDRQSGSVYEDSLYSGSRRASARAEDCSSSVASFMRSSASISGLSRDLDRVVIPDLPNVNGRLSMADDRLERDYLEKGSSRASTISGATLTSLGGTSSRRGSGDTSISADTEASIREIKEIHELKDQIQDVEAKHMQNLKELKDSLLEVEEKYRKAMVSNAQLDNEKTNMMYEVDTLKDSLMELEEMLFETRRELEEKCKDLEREKHAHSILQFQFSELKETLKQSEELLTEIRQLRLKQDGYVREISDLQETIEWKNKKIGALERQKEFSDAIRNERDELRDEVVQLKDILKKHGIVLGLDSATNGETEEVGKADQNSQTASAEIREGSSVLGTHQLKVCKDQQQKDLDDGVPGNQQISAEFSSTNAPLEANENGDLGDQMNRGVEQLENRPEEPPSSVGDDKLTATRTKEELKSEEHIPEDSRGNTVELECIVHKDGHLETDQQESECVKPSQVIKQETPLESVSASVHDEPDKPGEAVLDDELKEEPVESSQTEKLAKTQGASASHKKKKKKKKNKQKQKQSDKQENDTKIDDKTETVCSEDNPNQKTEGDLEGNHQEPLENDISKTTMNTDVPHDAKRTSELDGIKTTSANINADDVQDKILLVTDEADLAGISKTISNFDCPKSSNGILSDDLSSNVISNPANNIDEHTEDSTNPDSEAIVLSCDLVSSETETSLPHEPSAQSMDAVEGGVESISCSEDIERSSSEDMKEVKSHLNCEVEEQEENVQNINIDGTTNPENQDDSAHPSSPVMEKVENEAERVIKEQPIDQPMENQLKDSSGAELDQEEIERRDDLDKETLNVPSEKVSDTQDSIEAELYQEKVERQDDLDKETLKAPTEKVSDTQDRIGSELDQEKVERQDHLDKETLKAPTEKVSDTQDSIGSELDQEEVERQDDLDKENLKSQLKKCLILKTVLDQNSTRKRLRDKIIWIKKPLKHQLKKCLILKTVLDQNWTRKRLRDKMIWIKKPLNHQLKKCLILKTVLDQNSTRKRLRDKIIWIKKTLKHLLKKCLIPKTILKQNWTRKRLRDKMIWIKKPLKLLLKKCLIPKTILKQNWTRKRLRDKMIWIKKPLNLLLKKCLIPKTVLDQNWTRKRLRDKMIWIKKTLKCLLKMCLMEAMLTTLL
- the LOC109066615 gene encoding leucine-rich repeat flightless-interacting protein 1-like isoform X16, which produces MGSQGPGRKRTSSKNGLTGEEDALNVIAKEAEARLAAKRAARAEAREIRMKELERQQKEIYQVQKKYYGLDNLDSKWGDIEQWMEDSERYTRVSRRHASVSDDEEQMSVGGRSNTRLDLDAAGAYGVLPQASSYHKKSKKKKKHSSKTSNGYDDDLSTLSSRSSRLSDESKMSRSSRLDRQSKACYSSELYSSSSYSSKHQAPSYNGYQLSLLHSRKHRGSVYEDSLYSGSRRASARAADDRLERDYLEKGSSRASTISGATLTSLGGTSSRRGSGDTSISADTEASIREIKEIHELKDQIQDVEAKHMQNLKELKDSLLEVEEKYRKAMVSNAQLDNEKTNMMYEVDTLKDSLMELEEMLFETRRELEEKCKDLEREKHAHSILQFQFSELKETLKQSEELLTEIRQLRLKQDGYVREISDLQETIEWKNKKIGALERQKEFSDAIRNERDELRDEVVQLKDILKKHGIVLGLDSATNGETEEVGKADQNSQTASAEIREGSSVLGTHQLKVCKDQQQKDLDDGVPGNQQISAEFSSTNAPLEANENGDLGDQMNRGVEQLENRPEEPPSSVGDDKLTATRTKEELKSEEHIPEDSRGNTVELECIVHKDGHLETDQQESECVKPSQVIKQETPLESVSASVHDEPDKPGEAVLDDELKEEPVESSQTEKLAKTQGASASHKKKKKKKKNKQKQKQSDKQENDTKIDDKTETVCSEDNPNQKTEGDLEGNHQEPLENDISKTTMNTDVPHDAKRTSELDGIKTTSANINADDVQDKILLVTDEADLAGISKTISNFDCPKSSNGILSDDLSSNVISNPANNIDEHTEDSTNPDSEAIVLSCDLVSSETETSLPHEPSAQSMDAVEGGVESISCSEDIERSSSEDMKEVKSHLNCEVEEQEENVQNINIDGTTNPENQDDSAHPSSPVMEKVENEAERVIKEQPIDQPMENQLKDSSGAELDQEEIERRDDLDKETLNVPSEKVSDTQDSIEAELYQEKVERQDDLDKETLKAPTEKVSDTQDRIGSELDQEKVERQDHLDKETLKAPTEKVSDTQDSIGSELDQEEVERQDDLDKENLKSQLKKCLILKTVLDQNSTRKRLRDKIIWIKKPLKHQLKKCLILKTVLDQNWTRKRLRDKMIWIKKPLNHQLKKCLILKTVLDQNSTRKRLRDKIIWIKKTLKHLLKKCLIPKTILKQNWTRKRLRDKMIWIKKPLKLLLKKCLIPKTILKQNWTRKRLRDKMIWIKKPLNLLLKKCLIPKTVLDQNWTRKRLRDKMIWIKKTLKCLLKMCLMEAMLTTLL
- the LOC109066615 gene encoding leucine-rich repeat flightless-interacting protein 1-like isoform X9, with the translated sequence MGSQGPGRKRTSSKNGLTGEEDALNVIAKEAEARLAAKRAARAEAREIRMKELERQQKEIYQVQKKYYGLDNLDSKWGDIEQWMEDSERYTRVSRRHASVSDDEEQMSVGGRSNTRLDLDAAGAYGVLPQASSYHKKSKKKKKHSSKTSNGYDDDLSTLSSRSSRLSDESKMSRSSRLDRQSKACYSSELYSSSSYSSKHQAPSYNGYQLSLLHSRKHRGSVYEDSLYSGSRRASARASSEYSGVLGSSSRTSSRANSACGSPVEDCSSSVASFMRSSASISGLSRDLDRVVIPDLPNVNGRLSMADDRLERDYLEKGSSRASTISGATLTSLGGTSSRRGSGDTSISADTEASIREIKEIHELKDQIQDVEAKHMQNLKELKDSLLEVEEKYRKAMVSNAQLDNEKTNMMYEVDTLKDSLMELEEMLFETRRELEEKCKDLEREKHAHSILQFQFSELKETLKQSEELLTALERQKEFSDAIRNERDELRDEVVQLKDILKKHGIVLGLDSATNGETEEVGKADQNSQTASAEIREGSSVLGTHQLKVCKDQQQKDLDDGVPGNQQISAEFSSTNAPLEANENGDLGDQMNRGVEQLENRPEEPPSSVGDDKLTATRTKEELKSEEHIPEDSRGNTVELECIVHKDGHLETDQQESECVKPSQVIKQETPLESVSASVHDEPDKPGEAVLDDELKEEPVESSQTEKLAKTQGASASHKKKKKKKKNKQKQKQSDKQENDTKIDDKTETVCSEDNPNQKTEGDLEGNHQEPLENDISKTTMNTDVPHDAKRTSELDGIKTTSANINADDVQDKILLVTDEADLAGISKTISNFDCPKSSNGILSDDLSSNVISNPANNIDEHTEDSTNPDSEAIVLSCDLVSSETETSLPHEPSAQSMDAVEGGVESISCSEDIERSSSEDMKEVKSHLNCEVEEQEENVQNINIDGTTNPENQDDSAHPSSPVMEKVENEAERVIKEQPIDQPMENQLKDSSGAELDQEEIERRDDLDKETLNVPSEKVSDTQDSIEAELYQEKVERQDDLDKETLKAPTEKVSDTQDRIGSELDQEKVERQDHLDKETLKAPTEKVSDTQDSIGSELDQEEVERQDDLDKENLKSQLKKCLILKTVLDQNSTRKRLRDKIIWIKKPLKHQLKKCLILKTVLDQNWTRKRLRDKMIWIKKPLNHQLKKCLILKTVLDQNSTRKRLRDKIIWIKKTLKHLLKKCLIPKTILKQNWTRKRLRDKMIWIKKPLKLLLKKCLIPKTILKQNWTRKRLRDKMIWIKKPLNLLLKKCLIPKTVLDQNWTRKRLRDKMIWIKKTLKCLLKMCLMEAMLTTLL
- the LOC109066615 gene encoding leucine-rich repeat flightless-interacting protein 1-like isoform X17 — encoded protein: MGSQGPGRKRTSSKNGLTGEEDALNVIAKEAEARLAAKRAARAEAREIRMKELERQQKEIYQVQKKYYGLDNLDSKWGDIEQWMEDSERYTRVSRRHASVSDDEEQMSVGGRSNTRLDLDAAGAYGVLPQASSYHKKSKKKKKHSSKTSNGYDDDLSTLSSRSSRLSDESKMSRSSRLDRQSKACYSSELYSSSSYSSKHQAPSYNGYQGSVYEDSLYSGSRRASARAADDRLERDYLEKGSSRASTISGATLTSLGGTSSRRGSGDTSISADTEASIREIKEIHELKDQIQDVEAKHMQNLKELKDSLLEVEEKYRKAMVSNAQLDNEKTNMMYEVDTLKDSLMELEEMLFETRRELEEKCKDLEREKHAHSILQFQFSELKETLKQSEELLTEIRQLRLKQDGYVREISDLQETIEWKNKKIGALERQKEFSDAIRNERDELRDEVVQLKDILKKHGIVLGLDSATNGETEEVGKADQNSQTASAEIREGSSVLGTHQLKVCKDQQQKDLDDGVPGNQQISAEFSSTNAPLEANENGDLGDQMNRGVEQLENRPEEPPSSVGDDKLTATRTKEELKSEEHIPEDSRGNTVELECIVHKDGHLETDQQESECVKPSQVIKQETPLESVSASVHDEPDKPGEAVLDDELKEEPVESSQTEKLAKTQGASASHKKKKKKKKNKQKQKQSDKQENDTKIDDKTETVCSEDNPNQKTEGDLEGNHQEPLENDISKTTMNTDVPHDAKRTSELDGIKTTSANINADDVQDKILLVTDEADLAGISKTISNFDCPKSSNGILSDDLSSNVISNPANNIDEHTEDSTNPDSEAIVLSCDLVSSETETSLPHEPSAQSMDAVEGGVESISCSEDIERSSSEDMKEVKSHLNCEVEEQEENVQNINIDGTTNPENQDDSAHPSSPVMEKVENEAERVIKEQPIDQPMENQLKDSSGAELDQEEIERRDDLDKETLNVPSEKVSDTQDSIEAELYQEKVERQDDLDKETLKAPTEKVSDTQDRIGSELDQEKVERQDHLDKETLKAPTEKVSDTQDSIGSELDQEEVERQDDLDKENLKSQLKKCLILKTVLDQNSTRKRLRDKIIWIKKPLKHQLKKCLILKTVLDQNWTRKRLRDKMIWIKKPLNHQLKKCLILKTVLDQNSTRKRLRDKIIWIKKTLKHLLKKCLIPKTILKQNWTRKRLRDKMIWIKKPLKLLLKKCLIPKTILKQNWTRKRLRDKMIWIKKPLNLLLKKCLIPKTVLDQNWTRKRLRDKMIWIKKTLKCLLKMCLMEAMLTTLL
- the LOC109066615 gene encoding leucine-rich repeat flightless-interacting protein 1-like isoform X22, coding for MGSQGPGRKRTSSKNGLTGEEDALNVIAKEAEARLAAKRAARAEAREIRMKELERQQKEIYQVQKKYYGLDNLDSKWGDIEQWMEDSERYTRVSRRHASVSDDEEQMSVGGRSNTRLDLDAAGAYGVADDRLERDYLEKGSSRASTISGATLTSLGGTSSRRGSGDTSISADTEASIREIKEIHELKDQIQDVEAKHMQNLKELKDSLLEVEEKYRKAMVSNAQLDNEKTNMMYEVDTLKDSLMELEEMLFETRRELEEKCKDLEREKHAHSILQFQFSELKETLKQSEELLTEIRQLRLKQDGYVREISDLQETIEWKNKKIGALERQKEFSDAIRNERDELRDEVVQLKDILKKHGIVLGLDSATNGETEEVGKADQNSQTASAEIREGSSVLGTHQLKVCKDQQQKDLDDGVPGNQQISAEFSSTNAPLEANENGDLGDQMNRGVEQLENRPEEPPSSVGDDKLTATRTKEELKSEEHIPEDSRGNTVELECIVHKDGHLETDQQESECVKPSQVIKQETPLESVSASVHDEPDKPGEAVLDDELKEEPVESSQTEKLAKTQGASASHKKKKKKKKNKQKQKQSDKQENDTKIDDKTETVCSEDNPNQKTEGDLEGNHQEPLENDISKTTMNTDVPHDAKRTSELDGIKTTSANINADDVQDKILLVTDEADLAGISKTISNFDCPKSSNGILSDDLSSNVISNPANNIDEHTEDSTNPDSEAIVLSCDLVSSETETSLPHEPSAQSMDAVEGGVESISCSEDIERSSSEDMKEVKSHLNCEVEEQEENVQNINIDGTTNPENQDDSAHPSSPVMEKVENEAERVIKEQPIDQPMENQLKDSSGAELDQEEIERRDDLDKETLNVPSEKVSDTQDSIEAELYQEKVERQDDLDKETLKAPTEKVSDTQDRIGSELDQEKVERQDHLDKETLKAPTEKVSDTQDSIGSELDQEEVERQDDLDKENLKSQLKKCLILKTVLDQNSTRKRLRDKIIWIKKPLKHQLKKCLILKTVLDQNWTRKRLRDKMIWIKKPLNHQLKKCLILKTVLDQNSTRKRLRDKIIWIKKTLKHLLKKCLIPKTILKQNWTRKRLRDKMIWIKKPLKLLLKKCLIPKTILKQNWTRKRLRDKMIWIKKPLNLLLKKCLIPKTVLDQNWTRKRLRDKMIWIKKTLKCLLKMCLMEAMLTTLL